One window of the Megalops cyprinoides isolate fMegCyp1 chromosome 2, fMegCyp1.pri, whole genome shotgun sequence genome contains the following:
- the LOC118771427 gene encoding cathepsin L1-like, producing the protein MGPWWGENGYLRLAKNRDRHYSLTKAMKALCFLATWSLFLGLGTCVNPDLDSEWQRWQMEYKRPTKRTGDLIRREIWEENYRFIEEHNKRYKEGKETYEMGMNQFGDLTTSEFVEVTRASLEARTPRSNSLMLSASELRQEAQKLNIRSIDYRSMGYITPVEDQGFCGSCWAYSATGALEAQWMKKTGELIPLSKQQLVDCSTPTGNKACIGGRPSLAYMYIMQNGGIQTEASYPYVMEERSCAANRSENAVSVKDWKYVPPGDEQAFEDALVTIGPIAVVIDTTTRNFQFYRKGVFYDPKCSIWKQAHAVVLIGFGTEGSEEFWTIKNSWGIYWGEEGYMRLAKNRQRHCGISQYGVVPFV; encoded by the exons ATGGGCCCATGGTGGGGAGAGAACGGCTACTTGCGGCTGGCCAAGAACAGGGACCGTCACT ACTCTCTTACAAAGGCCATGAAGGCCCTCTGCTTCCTGGCTACATGGTCTCTCTTCCTGGGTCTGGGCACCTGTGTAAATCCTGACCTGGACTCTGAATGGCAACGATGGCAGATGGAATACAAGAGACCCACCAAGAGG ACAGGGGATCTGATAAGAAGGGAGATCTGGGAAGAGAACTACAGATTCATTGAGGAACATAACAAAAGGTATAAGGAGGGCAAAGAGACCTATGAAATGGGAATGAACCAGTTTGGAGATCTT ACCACCAGTGAATTTGTGGAAGTCACACGGGCGTCACTGGAAGCAAGAACCCCAAGAAGCAACAGTCTgatgctctctgcctctgagctgCGCCAGGAGGCCCAGAAACTGAACATCAGGAGCATTGATTACAGGAGCATGGGTTACATCACTCCTGTGGAGGACCAG GGGTTCTGTGGTTCCTGCTGGGCATATAGTGCTACTGGGGCTCTGGAAGCCCAGTGGATGAAGAAGACGGGCGAGCTGATCCCCCTGAGCAAACAGCAGCTGGTGGACTGTTCCACACCCACAGGGAACAAAGCCTGCATAGGAGGCCGGCCAAGCCTGGCCTACATGTACATCATGCAAAATGGGGGCATCCAGACTGAGGCCTCATACCCTTATGTCATGGAG GAGAGGAGCTGTGCTGCTAACAGGAGTGAGAATGCTGTCTCAGTGAAGGACTGGAAGTATGTGCCCCCTGGAGATGAACAGGCCTTTGAGGATGCTCTGGTGACAATTGGACCCATAGCCGTGGTCATTGACACGACTACCCGCAACTTCCAGTTCTACCGAAAAG GAGTCTTTTATGATCCAAAATGTTCCATCTGGAAGCAGGCTCATGCTGTCGTGCTAATTGGTTTTGGGACTGAGGGATCTGAAGAGTTTTGGACAATCAAGAACAG CTGGGGTATTTACTGGGGGGAGGAAGGATATATGCGGCTAGCCAAGAACAGACAGCGTCACTGTGGGATCAGTCAGTATGGGGTTGTGCCATTTGTTTAA
- the LOC118771434 gene encoding cathepsin L-like, whose product IDYRMEGCITPVQDQGFCGSCWAFSATGALEAQWMKKTGKLIPLSKQQLVDCSTPTGNKACVGGRPSLAYMYIMQNGGIQTEASYPYVMEEQPCAFNRSQVAVTVKDWKYVPAGDEQALEDTLVTIGPVAVVIDSTQRSFQFYRSGQPPHFLINIH is encoded by the exons ATTGATTACAGAATGGAGGGCTGCATCACTCCAGTCCAGGATCAG GGGTTCTGTGGTTCCTGCTGGGCATTCAGTGCTACTGGGGCTCTGGAAGCCCAGTGGATGAAGAAGACGGGTAAGCTGATCCCCCTGAGCAAACAGCAGCTGGTGGACTGTTCCACACCTACAGGAAATAAGGCCTGCGTCGGAGGCCGGCCCAGCCTGGCCTACATGTACATCATGCAGAATGGAGGCATTCAGACTGAGGCCTCATACCCTTATGTCATGGAG GAGCAGCCCTGTGCTTTCAACAGGAGCCAGGTGGCTGTGACGGTGAAAGACTGGAAGTATGTCCCCGCTGGTGATGAACAGGCTCTGGAGGACACTCTGGTTACCATTGGACCTGTAGCTGTGGTCATAGATTCCACACAGCGAAGCTTCCAATTCTACCGCTCAGGTCAGCCTCCTCATTTCCTCATTAACATCCATTAG